The Hyphococcus flavus genome contains a region encoding:
- a CDS encoding COX15/CtaA family protein, translating into MTINTTASTAQNAGSSTPPTGRPIAIWLLIMCGLVAAMVIVGGATRLTDSGLSITEWRPVTGAIPPLNEEQWLEEFEKYKTIPEYEQVNYGMSLAEFKTIYWWEWGHRLLGRVIGAAFFFPMVFFIATGRARGRLALKLIGLFVLGGLQGALGWWMVTSGLADRIDVSQYRLAAHLSLAVILFGLMFWLALDLWPSKKVETSRGLRLGALLLAGGVFGQMLLGAFVAGLRAGRTFNTWPLMNGKFFPDGYFEGAPGLNDLFETIAAVQFNHRIGAYLLALGAAWFFFSARKTALKSRARLVLAAIGLQIVLGIWTILAATPISLGLLHQAGALGVFAAALYAAHNIEAS; encoded by the coding sequence ATGACCATTAACACCACGGCAAGTACAGCGCAAAACGCGGGTTCTTCAACGCCACCCACGGGCCGGCCAATCGCAATCTGGCTGTTGATCATGTGCGGTCTGGTCGCCGCCATGGTGATCGTCGGCGGCGCGACGCGGCTGACGGATTCAGGGTTGTCAATTACCGAATGGCGCCCCGTCACCGGCGCTATACCGCCGTTGAATGAAGAGCAGTGGCTTGAGGAGTTTGAAAAGTACAAAACCATCCCGGAATATGAGCAGGTCAATTACGGAATGAGCCTCGCCGAATTCAAAACGATCTATTGGTGGGAGTGGGGGCATAGACTGCTTGGCCGGGTAATTGGCGCCGCATTCTTTTTTCCGATGGTTTTCTTTATCGCGACGGGCCGGGCGCGGGGGCGTCTGGCGCTCAAACTAATCGGTTTGTTTGTTCTTGGCGGGCTGCAAGGTGCGCTTGGCTGGTGGATGGTGACCTCAGGCCTTGCTGACCGGATTGATGTCAGCCAGTACCGGCTTGCGGCGCATCTGTCCCTTGCTGTCATTCTCTTCGGACTGATGTTTTGGCTGGCGCTTGATCTCTGGCCGTCGAAAAAAGTTGAAACATCAAGGGGATTACGTCTAGGCGCGTTACTTCTGGCCGGAGGCGTCTTTGGCCAAATGCTGCTGGGCGCCTTTGTGGCGGGGCTGCGCGCCGGGCGCACTTTCAACACCTGGCCGTTGATGAACGGCAAGTTTTTTCCCGATGGTTATTTCGAGGGTGCGCCTGGCTTAAACGATCTGTTCGAAACGATTGCCGCCGTGCAGTTTAATCATCGCATCGGCGCATATCTCCTGGCGCTCGGGGCGGCATGGTTCTTTTTTTCGGCGCGCAAGACCGCGTTGAAATCTCGGGCGCGTTTGGTGCTCGCCGCGATCGGCCTGCAAATTGTTTTGGGGATCTGGACGATCCTGGCGGCGACGCCAATCTCGCTTGGATTGCTCCATCAGGCCGGTGCACTCGGCGTGTTTGCCGCCGCGCTCTATGCTGCTCATAATATTGAAGCTTCCTGA
- a CDS encoding MarR family winged helix-turn-helix transcriptional regulator has protein sequence MKTYVDQHDLSSSFLGFRVSRLLDIIIEQGDDYLAQAGIVFPARINSTILLIDEYSEVSTNDIAGKLGHPHQLVAQRVELLLSLKLVTRVPDPYDNRRKVLKLTSKGKAQVKLLRRCLTDASSAFDRLFQELGVDLNQTLDNAYAAFLNQSLFERVHNLHTNQKKVAAARVGAGSDAR, from the coding sequence ATGAAAACCTATGTTGATCAGCACGACCTATCGTCATCTTTCCTCGGATTCAGGGTTTCCCGGCTGCTGGATATCATTATTGAGCAGGGTGATGACTATCTGGCTCAAGCGGGAATTGTATTTCCTGCGCGGATAAACTCGACAATTTTGCTAATTGACGAATATTCAGAAGTCTCAACCAACGACATTGCGGGCAAACTTGGTCATCCCCATCAGCTCGTCGCGCAACGTGTTGAGTTGTTGCTTTCTCTTAAGCTGGTTACCCGGGTGCCCGATCCGTATGACAATCGCCGCAAAGTTTTGAAACTGACTTCTAAGGGTAAAGCACAAGTAAAATTGTTGCGACGATGTTTGACAGACGCGAGTAGCGCATTTGACCGACTTTTCCAGGAGTTGGGAGTGGACCTCAACCAAACATTAGACAATGCATACGCGGCGTTTTTAAATCAATCACTGTTCGAGCGCGTACACAACCTTCATACAAACCAAAAGAAAGTTGCAGCAGCTAGAGTAGGGGCGGGTAGTGATGCGCGTTAA
- a CDS encoding S41 family peptidase: MRVKNILSWVFLVLLCASCVSYTTVADSDPSYTHKQISEDFTAFMSFVRETHPDIQYSATIEELTKAEETVLASLKQSMTVRDAWMAMALINPYFKDAHVGVRRPVAALETYQSDGGLLYPGSVVVGDGGSLLVGPVNPNTGLSTGDRIVSINGVRAEDILATIKPRMRGETEKLRQLLVERYFPEYFWIAYGGFDAYTVRVERNGRARTVKLKDSQQGKTIGEEDLWSYSVMRGNVGYLNVTTFGIEHRDAFEEFLSSAFSQIKADSVGKLIIDLRENGGGARDLSDLLMGYLTAEPYSAISSVKARVTEQNIGLIPGATLGSVVTMPFQQLVTPADNPLRFDGEIYVIIGAQTYSQAIVFAATLQDYSIATIAGEETEGPANQTGQVQLFTMPNTGIEGLSPIYIFTRASGDTSRSGVIPDVHIRNEPLDPMGSVDALIEVIIR, encoded by the coding sequence ATGCGCGTTAAAAATATTCTATCATGGGTGTTCCTTGTTCTTCTTTGCGCATCTTGTGTGTCATATACAACAGTGGCGGATAGCGACCCCAGTTATACACATAAGCAGATTAGTGAGGATTTTACTGCTTTCATGTCGTTTGTGCGCGAGACCCACCCGGATATTCAATATTCAGCAACCATTGAAGAGCTAACAAAGGCCGAGGAAACGGTTCTTGCAAGTCTGAAACAATCGATGACTGTGCGTGATGCATGGATGGCGATGGCTCTGATCAACCCTTATTTTAAAGATGCGCATGTGGGAGTGCGCCGCCCGGTAGCTGCGCTGGAAACGTATCAATCAGATGGCGGCCTCTTATACCCAGGCTCTGTTGTGGTCGGCGATGGCGGATCACTGTTGGTTGGGCCGGTTAATCCGAATACAGGCCTTTCTACTGGTGACAGGATTGTATCTATTAATGGTGTCCGTGCGGAAGACATTCTTGCGACAATAAAGCCCCGCATGCGCGGCGAGACGGAAAAACTCAGACAGCTATTGGTCGAACGTTACTTTCCGGAATACTTCTGGATCGCATACGGAGGGTTTGACGCGTATACCGTTCGTGTTGAGCGCAATGGCAGAGCCAGAACCGTAAAATTGAAAGATTCACAACAGGGGAAAACTATTGGCGAGGAAGATCTCTGGTCTTATTCAGTGATGCGCGGCAATGTCGGGTATTTGAATGTTACTACATTCGGCATTGAGCATCGCGACGCGTTCGAAGAATTTTTGTCTTCTGCGTTTTCGCAAATAAAGGCCGATAGTGTTGGCAAACTGATCATTGACCTGCGTGAGAATGGCGGTGGCGCAAGAGATTTGAGCGATCTGCTAATGGGCTACCTGACGGCGGAGCCTTATTCAGCGATTTCTAGCGTCAAAGCCAGAGTGACTGAGCAGAATATTGGACTCATTCCAGGCGCTACTTTAGGGTCTGTTGTTACCATGCCGTTCCAGCAGCTCGTGACGCCGGCGGACAACCCGCTTAGATTTGACGGAGAAATTTACGTGATCATCGGCGCACAGACATATTCGCAAGCAATCGTATTCGCTGCGACCCTGCAAGATTATTCTATCGCTACCATTGCCGGCGAAGAAACCGAAGGACCTGCAAATCAAACGGGCCAGGTTCAGCTATTCACGATGCCGAACACGGGAATTGAAGGGCTTTCACCAATATATATTTTTACCCGTGCGAGCGGCGATACTTCACGCTCAGGAGTTATCCCCGACGTCCACATCAGAAATGAGCCGCTCGATCCGATGGGGAGCGTCGATGCACTAATAGAGGTGATCATCCGTTAA